From a region of the Panicum virgatum strain AP13 chromosome 2K, P.virgatum_v5, whole genome shotgun sequence genome:
- the LOC120661310 gene encoding uncharacterized protein LOC120661310, translated as MAPRTHGRSNTHTRSTTQHFTMLSSGGAYIPWSKVRKTVLEGIETPMCFCGSLCKLMKSRVLGDDFGMRFFICDNFDYDPPKCCGKDQAKTPPPLCDFVQWLDTEQSQEDKDHVEREARWAVERWRRMQHEEQMEEKRKKDQEDIRKRFAEVERQEAEQREADRERKRERARRAKEAGPEAIRKRKYPRCMQ; from the exons ATGGCACCACGTACCCATGGCAGATCAAACACCCACACCAGAAGCACTACACAACACTTCACCATGTTGTCCTCCGGAGGAGCCTACATTCCATGGAGTAAGGTGAGGAAAACTGTGCTCGAAGGAATCGAGACACCTATGTGCTTTTGCGGTTCCTTGTGCAAGCTCATGAAGTCCAGGGTGTTGGGGGACGACTtcggcatgaggttcttcatATGTGACAACTTCGATTACGACCCGCCCAAGTGTTGCGGCAAGGATCAAGCAAAG actccaccgcctctatgtgatttcgtgcagtggttagacactGAGCAATCTCAGGAGGACAAGGACCACGTTGAGCgtgaagcaaggtgggctgtaGAAAGGTGGCGGCGAATGCAGCACGAGGAACAGATGGaagagaagcgcaagaaagaccaGGAAGATATTCGGAAGAGGTTTGCAGAAGTTGAACGCCAGGAGGCAGAGcaacgtgaagctgatagggagaggaagcgagagagggcccggcgtgctaaggaagcagggcCTGAAGCtattagaaaaagaaaatatccccggtgcatGCAGTAA
- the LOC120661318 gene encoding L-type lectin-domain containing receptor kinase SIT2-like — translation MVGFNGIRVPLMKLIFFLCLNFPTTTLAAGDDHQRFIYSGFASSAIIVNGLAEVTPNGLLHLTNGTAQLKGQAFHPTPLHFRNNQSSLNATVQSFSAAFVFAIRSIAPGVSAHGLTFFVSPTMNMSSAFSNKFLGLLSKKNIGNSSNHIFAVELDTVLSSDMLDADDNHVGIDINDLRSVKSHYAGYYDDTSGNFHNLTLASFEAMQVWVDYDGGSKKIDVTLAPLQMAKPKKPLVSTTYDLSTVLKDRSYVGFSSSTGILDSHHYVLGWSFGMNQPAPGIDISKLPKLPRIVPKPHSKLLEIILPVASATFVLALVTVIFLVILRKKIRYAELREDWEVEFGPHRFSYKDLFHAAEGFKNKHLLGVGGFGRVYKGVLRKSKSEVAVKRVSHESRQGMREFIAEVVSMGRLRHKNIVQLLGYCRRKGDLLLVYDYMPNASLDKHLHDDTVQTLDWAQRFRIIQGVASDLLYLHEDWEQVVIHRDVKASNVLLDSEMNGRLGDFGLARLYDHGTDPQTTHVVGTMGYIAPELTRTVRASTLTDVFAFGVFLLEVTCGRKPIAQQDGQDTDTPFMLVDWVLEHWQTGSLPNVVDARLLNNYSVDEACLALKLGFFLIQFFTQITH, via the exons ATGGTTGGTTTCAATGGTATTCGTGTACCCTTGATGAAACTGATCTTCTTCCTTTGTCTCAACTTCCCCACTACTACTCTCGCTGCCGGTGATGACCACCAGCGGTTCATCTATTCCGGCTTTGCCAGCTCAGCCATCATCGTCAATGGCTTGGCCGAGGTCACCCCGAATGGCCTCCTCCATCTCACCAACGGCACGGCCCAGCTCAAAGGCCAAGCTTTCCACCCGACCCCGCTTCACTTCCGCAACAACCAGTCGTCCCTGAACGCCACGGTGCAGTCCTTCTCCGCCGCTTTCGTGTTCGCCATCCGCTCCATCGCCCCTGGAGTGAGCGCGCACGGCCTCACCTTCTTCGTCTCCCCGACCATGAACATGTCCAGCGCCTTCTCCAACAAGTtcctcggcctcctcagcaagaAGAACATCGGCAACTCCAGTAACCACATCTTCGCCGTCGAGCTTGACACCGTCTTGAGCAGTGACATGCTCGATGCTGACGACAACCATGTCGGCATCGACATCAACGACCTCCGCTCCGTCAAGTCCCACTACGCCGGCTACTACGATGACACGAGTGGTAACTTCCACAACCTGACCCTAGCTTCCTTCGAGGCGATGCAAGTTTGGGTGGACTACGATGGGGGGAGCAAAAAGATCGATGTGACCTTGGCTCCTCTTCAAATGGCCAAACCCAAGAAGCCGCTGGTGTCAACTACCTATGACCTCTCAACAGTTCTCAAGGATAGATCATATGTTGGCTTCTCATCTTCGACTGGCATTCTTGACTCGCATCACTATGTGCTTGGCTGGAGCTTTGGTATGAACCAACCGGCCCCAGGCATTGACATTAGCAAGCTGCCAAAGTTGCCACGCATAGTCCCTAAGCCTCACTCCAAGCTCTTGGAGATCATCTTGCCGGTAGCTTCTGCAACCTTCGTCCTTGCTCTGGTCACTGTTATCTTTCTAGTGATACTCAGAAA aAAGATAAGGTATGCTGAGCTACGCGAAGATTGGGAAGTCGAGTTCGGGCCACATCGGTTCTCGTACAAGGACTTGTTCCATGCGGCAGAAGGGTTCAAGAACAAGCATTTACTTGGCGTAGGAGGCTTTGGGAGGGTGTACAAGGGAGTTCTTCGGAAGTCAAAGTCCGAGGTTGCGGTGAAGAGGGTGTCGCATGAGTCGAGGCAGGGCATGAGGGAGTTCATCGCCGAGGTTGTTAGCATGGGCCGCCTACGGCACAAGAACATCGTCCAGCTACTTGGGTATTGCCGGCGCAAAGGGGATCTTCTTCTGGTCTATGACTACATGCCCAATGCTAGCCTTGACAAACATTTGCATGATGATACCGTGCAAACTTTGGATTGGGCTCAGAGATTCCGCATCATCCAAGGTGTTGCATCAGACCTACTCTACCTCCATGAAGATTGGGAGCAAGTTGTCATTCACCGTGATGTCAAGGCAAGCAACGTGCTCCTCGACAGCGAGATGAATGGGCGGCTAGGCGATTTCGGCCTTGCGAGGTTGTACGATCATGGCACCGACCCGCAAACCACTCATGTGGTTGGCACCATGGGGTACATAGCTCCTGAGCTGACGCGCACGGTCAGAGCATCCACTCTCACCGATGTCTTTGCCTTTGGCGTGTTTCTTCTCGAGGTCACATGTGGACGGAAACCCATTGCACAACAGGATGGGCAAGACACGGACACCCCCTTCATGCTGGTAGATTGGGTGCTTGAGCACTGGCAGACAGGATCACTCCCCAATGTGGTGGACGCGAGGCTTCTGAACAACTACAGTGTCGATGAGGCGTGCCTAGCTCTGAAGcttggattttttttaataCAATTTTTTACTCAAATTACACATTAA
- the LOC120661300 gene encoding uncharacterized protein LOC120661300, translating to MDRQWMYNADRRSKEFIDGLHYFLSVAEANKQNGFMCCPCVHCNNNKDYSSSRILHSHIFANGFMKKYVCWTKHGEQGVTMEDNEEEDFDDHFPGNAGIGAFDDDIPMEEPEVDVAENDPSDDLGQVLHNVQADCESETERLKFQKLLEDHHKLLYPDCQNGFKKLGTTLELLQWKATNGVSDKGFGELLKLVKKMLPKDNELPATTYEAKQLVCPLGLEVQKIHACPNDCILYRGEYENLDACPVCSALRYKIRKDDPGDVEGEPPRKRVPAKVMWYLPIIPRLKRLFRNKDNAKLMRWHKEERKKDSMLRHPADGSQWRKIDRTYPKFDLDARNCKKVVYMGHRRFLPIRHAVRKKGKHFKGQADHRTKPMHRSGKDVFNMVKDLEVVFGKGSGSQPVPNENGMAPMWKKKSIFWELPYWEVLDVRHAIDVMHLTKNFCVNLIAFLGVYGKTKDTVEARQELQRMEERDALHP from the exons atggaccggcaatggatgtacaatgctgaccgacgttcgaaagaattcattgatggcctgcattattttttgtctgtggctgaggcaaacaagcagaatggttttatgtgctgcccgtgtgttcattgcaacaataacaaggattactcatcttcaagaatcctacacagccacattttcgcaaatggtttcatgaaaaagtatgtttgttggacgaagcacggagaacagggggttaccatggaagacaatgaagaagaagattttgacgaccactttcccgggaatgctggaatcggtgcattcgatgacgatattcccatggaagagcccgaagtagatgtagcagaaaatgatcccagcgacgatctggggcaagtattgcacaatgtgcaggcagactgtgagagtgaaacggagaggttgaagttccagaagttgttagaggaccaccataagttgttgtacccagattgtcaaaatggatttaagaaacttggcaccaccttggagttgctgcaatggaaggcgacaaatggtgtatccgacaagggatttggtgaattactcaaacttgttaaaaaaatgcttcctaaggacaatgaattgcctgccacaacgtatgaagccaaacaacttgtttgccctttgggactggaagtgcaaaagatacatgcatgccccaacgactgcatcctctaccgaggcgagtacgagaatttggatgcatgtcccgtatgcagtgcattgcgttacaagattagaaaagatgatcctggagatgtcgagggagagcctccccggaagagagttcctgcgaaggtcatgtggtatttgcctataataccacgtttgaagcgtctgtttagaaataaagataatgctaagttgatgcgatggcacaaagaggaacgcaagaaagactcgatgttgagacaccccgctgatgggtcgcagtggagaaaaatagatagaacgtaccctaaatttgatttggatgcgagaaac tgtaagaaggttgtatacatgggtcatcgtcggtttcttcccatcaggcatgcggtacgaaagaagggcaagcatttcaaaggccaagcggaccaccgaacaaaaccgatgcaccgtagtggtaaagacgtcttcaacatggtaaaagatctagaagttgtttttggaaagggatctggtagccaacctgttccgaacgaaaatggaatggcgcccatgtggaagaagaaatctatattttgggagctaccatattgggaagtcttagatgttcgtcatgcaattgatgtgatgcacctcacgaagaatttttgcgtcaacctgatagcattcttgggagtgtacggaaagacaaaagatacagtagaagcacgtcaagaattgcaacgtatggaagaacgagatgccttacatcca